A region from the Lycium barbarum isolate Lr01 chromosome 8, ASM1917538v2, whole genome shotgun sequence genome encodes:
- the LOC132607070 gene encoding uncharacterized protein LOC132607070 isoform X2 encodes MGDSSAQYIHLVHHLIEECLLFNMSREECMEALSKHANIQPVITSTVWKELEKENKEFFETYKRKHKEEGSSTSNNTKSQMEITRQRINNLLLDSSYSNDHKE; translated from the exons ATGGGTGATTCTTCCGCTCAATACATCCACTTG GTACATCACTTGATTGAAGAATGTTTATTGTTCAACATGAGCAGAGAGGAATGCATGGAAGCACTCTCCAAACATGCAAATATACAGCCAGTTATCACCTCCACAG TGTGGAAGGAGTTGGAGAAGGAGAACAAGGAGTTCTTTGAGACTTACAAGAGAAAACACAAGGAGGAAGGATCATCAACAAGTAATAATACAAAATCCCAAATGGAGATAACAAGACAAAGAATCAACAATTTGCTCTTGGATTCATCATACTCTAACGATCATAAGGAGTAA
- the LOC132607070 gene encoding uncharacterized protein LOC132607070 isoform X3 produces the protein MGDSSAQYIHLVHHLIEECLLFNMSREECMEALSKHANIQPVITSTDKGRCFVPRADKLLTPSSVEGVGEGEQGVL, from the exons ATGGGTGATTCTTCCGCTCAATACATCCACTTG GTACATCACTTGATTGAAGAATGTTTATTGTTCAACATGAGCAGAGAGGAATGCATGGAAGCACTCTCCAAACATGCAAATATACAGCCAGTTATCACCTCCACAG ACAAGGGCAGATGCTTTGTACCAAGGGCAGATAAACTTTTAACACCAAG CAGTGTGGAAGGAGTTGGAGAAGGAGAACAAGGAGTTCTTTGA
- the LOC132607070 gene encoding uncharacterized protein LOC132607070 isoform X4: MGDSSAQYIHLVHHLIEECLLFNMSREECMEALSKHANIQPVITSTDKGRCFVPRADKLLTPSVEGVGEGEQGVL; the protein is encoded by the exons ATGGGTGATTCTTCCGCTCAATACATCCACTTG GTACATCACTTGATTGAAGAATGTTTATTGTTCAACATGAGCAGAGAGGAATGCATGGAAGCACTCTCCAAACATGCAAATATACAGCCAGTTATCACCTCCACAG ACAAGGGCAGATGCTTTGTACCAAGGGCAGATAAACTTTTAACACCAAG TGTGGAAGGAGTTGGAGAAGGAGAACAAGGAGTTCTTTGA
- the LOC132607070 gene encoding uncharacterized protein LOC132607070 isoform X1: MGDSSAQYIHLVHHLIEECLLFNMSREECMEALSKHANIQPVITSTAVWKELEKENKEFFETYKRKHKEEGSSTSNNTKSQMEITRQRINNLLLDSSYSNDHKE, encoded by the exons ATGGGTGATTCTTCCGCTCAATACATCCACTTG GTACATCACTTGATTGAAGAATGTTTATTGTTCAACATGAGCAGAGAGGAATGCATGGAAGCACTCTCCAAACATGCAAATATACAGCCAGTTATCACCTCCACAG CAGTGTGGAAGGAGTTGGAGAAGGAGAACAAGGAGTTCTTTGAGACTTACAAGAGAAAACACAAGGAGGAAGGATCATCAACAAGTAATAATACAAAATCCCAAATGGAGATAACAAGACAAAGAATCAACAATTTGCTCTTGGATTCATCATACTCTAACGATCATAAGGAGTAA
- the LOC132605393 gene encoding protein SLOW GREEN 1, chloroplastic-like, with protein sequence QEITHSLHHHPLIILKPFSSPFFRTPLFPSFLPIKASSSSSSSFPFQNPQTPKSLNPQNLNNNNNNIFSVVPQVGSADDKVYADLGSEAVFHKPSAQNLNNQPLNALLFSFLKHTIIATITATSLFLSRFYFYPKPAFAFSPFSSHTTETKFKDSNFDVENEKGLEELLVLNPNDVNALRNLMEIQIKNRKVVDAIKTIDKLIELEPNETEWPLLKSHLHVYNGELELAKIGFTEILKNDPFRVEAYHGLVMVASQEESILELKEIKRKVEEGIKMCEKESKKSELRDFMFLLAQIWVIESKYEEVLKVYKELVKEEPKDFRPYLCQGIIHDLLRKKDEAEKCFEEYRRLVPQGHPYARYFDDNLVAPKHFSQKVESERHESKN encoded by the coding sequence CAAGAAATCACCCATTCACTTCATCACCATCCTCTAATCATTCTGAAACCCTTTTCTTCTCCCTTTTTTAGAACCCCATTGTTCCCCTCTTTCTTACCCATCAAAGcctcttcttcatcttcatcctcATTTCCTTTCCAAAACCCTCAAACCCCTAAATCCTTAAACCCTCAAAaccttaacaacaacaacaacaacatattcagtgtcgtcccacaagtggggtctgcagatgataaagtgtacgcagacctaggTAGTGAGGCTGTTTTTCATAAACCCTCGGCTCAAAATCTTAACAACCAACCTTTAAATGCACTTCTATTCTCATTTCTCAAACACACAATTATAGCCACCATTACAGCTACTTCCCTTTTCTTGTCAAGATTCTATTTTTACCCCAAACCTGCCTTTGCTTTTTCGCCTTTTTCCTCACATACTACAGAAACAAAGTTTAAAGATTCAAACTTTGATGTGGAAAATGAAAAGGGTCTTGAAGAGTTATTGGTATTGAACCCGAATGATGTTAATGCTCTAAGGAATTTAATGGAAATTCAAATAAAGAATCGAAAAGTAGTCGACGCTATTAAGACAATTGATAAGTTGATAGAGCTAGAGCCAAATGAAACCGAATGGCCATTGTTGAAATCTCATTTACATGTTTACAATGGGGAACTTGAATTGGCCAAAATTGGGTTCACTGAGATTTTAAAAAATGACCCTTTTCGCGTCGAGGCTTATCATGGGTTGGTGATGGTGGCGTCGCAAGAAGAGTCGATTTTGGAGTTGAAAGAAATAAAGAGAAAAGTTGAAGAGGGGATCAAGATGTGTGAAAAGGAGAGTAAAAAGAGTGAGTTGAGGGATTTTATGTTTTTGCTTGCACAAATTTGGGTAATTGAGAGTAAATATGAGGAGGTTTTGAAGGTTTATAAAGAGTTAGTGAAGGAGGAGCCAAAGGATTTTAGGCCTTATTTGTGTCAAGGGATAATACATGATTTGTTGAGGAAAAAAGACGAGGCAGAGAAGTGTTTCGAGGAGTATCGGAGATTAGTACCACAAGGGCATCCTTATGCTAGGTATTTTGATGATAATTTGGTTGCACCAAAGCATTTTTCACAGAAAGTGGAGAGTGAGAGACATGAATCAAAGAATTAA